The genomic interval TCCCCCCCTCTTGGCTCTGCTGACCACCATGCCATCCTGCTTGCTCCAGCATATACTCCTGTAATAAAGAGGGTTAAGATAGTTGTTAAGAACATCAAGCAGTGGACCAACGAAAGCATTCTTACACTACAAGGATGCTTTGAATCCACTGACTGGGATAACCTCTTAGCCCCCTCCAACAACATTAATGAGCATGTGGACACTGTTTCATCGTACATCTCCTTCTGTGTGGACAACATCATCCCCTCCAAAACAGTCACAATCTACCCCAACAAAAAACCTTGGATCACCAAAGAGCTCAAGGAGGTCCTCAACAAGAAGAAAGGGGTCTTCTTCACCGGCTCcgaaatggagaaaaaggaggtaAACAGAGATGTCAAGCACGCCATAAAAACTGCCAAACTCAAGTACAAGAACAAAGTGGAGGAAAGATTCACACAGGGGAACCTCCGCTCAGCTTGGCAGGGCCtcaaaaacatggctgctgtgaACACTGCTGCTaccaacatcaaaaccatcGAGGTTGCAGGCAGCAGCTCTACTTCTCTCCCGAACAATCTCAACTCATTCTACACCAGATTCGAGAAGGACAACACCACAAAGCTGGAAGAAACAGTGTCCATGCTCAAGCCCAGTGACTCTGCACTCACCTTCAGCAGAGAGGATGTGGTGAGAGCCCTCAGGAGGACAAGGGAGAGCAGCTCACCTGGTCCCGACAACATCAGTGGCCACATCCTGTAGCACTGTGCCGAGCAGCTAGGGGGCGTGCTTCAGACCCTGTTCCAGAGCTCTATGGACAGCAGCACAGTCCACCAGCTGTGGAAACACTCCACAGTTATCCCCATCCCCAAGAAAAGCCCTGCCAAATCACTGAATGACCTCAGGCCTGTGGCCCTCACGTCTCTGGTGATGAAGGCCATGGAGAGgatcagaaaacaacacatcatcagAGAAACCGACTCCCAGATGGACCCTCTACAATTTGCTTATCGTGCAGGCAGAGGTGTCGATGatgcaaaaacattcataatAGACACTGTTCAAAAACACCTGGAGCACCCCAACACCTCAGCCAGACTCCTGTTTGCAGACTTCTCCTCTGCATTCAACACCCTGCAGCCTCACAtcctggctgacaaactttcGACTTGCTTCCATCTGAACGACCAGCTTATCCTGTGGATATTGGACTTTCTGACCAACAGATCACAGAGAGTTCTGGTCAACAACACCTTCTCCAACCTCCAAcacacctcaactggctcccctcagggctgcgtgctctcacctctgctcttcatcctctACACCGATGACTGCAGAACCACACAGCCAACCTGTCACCTGGTGAAGTACGCGGACGACACAGTTCTccctgtctctgctgtcagacCCCTCTCAGCACCATGGACCAGTTCTTCAGGAGTTTGTGGAGTGGTGTGACAGCTCCTGCCCCGAACTGAACGTGAGCAAGACCAAAGACATGGTGGTGACCTTCTCCAACAAGCAGAGGGAACTGGCTGCAGCTGCAATCACCACAATCCATGGGAATCCTGTCGAACTAGTAGAGGAGTATAAGTACCTGGGTACCATCTTCGACAGCCTGCTGAAATTCGCCTCCAACACCGAGGAGATTCTCACGAAATGTCAGCAGCGAAAATACCTTCTACTACTCCTTCATTGAGagcattattacattttctataaCCTGCTGGTTCCACTCCACCACCGTCCAGAACAGAAACCGCCTGCAGAGCACGGTCACAGTCTGCTCTAAGATCATTGGACTACCTGTAAGGACTTTGACATCGATCTATGAGCAACAGACAATCAGGCTAGCAGGTCGGATCATGCAGGACCCATCACACGCTCTCTTCCCAGCGTTTGAGTGGCTCCCCTCAGGACGCCGGCGTCGCTGTCCCTGCTGCAGGACACAAAGGAGAAGAGCAACCTTTGTTCCCAGGGCTGTCCAGCTCCTCAActcctatatatatatatatatatatatatatatatatatatatatatttatttctcgtttattgcacatagttctgtttacatctggtcactacatctgtttacatctgttagtccgatcactgtccacttatatctactcttttatatttagtatttttaagttaagtttaagctttaagttgtatttaaattgacactttatatttaggttaaaatgtttcgtttacttgcactgttgttaatttactgctctgtgtgcctttgaattaccccccggggacaaataaagttttttgaattgaattgaataccCCTCTGAATTTCCTGGATCTATCCATCACAGCAATTGTCTTACACCCCATTTGTTACTCAACCTGCTACTTCAGGCTGCAGCCCATAATGAAAGCACCCTGTCATGTTCACAAAAAGTGTGATGTCAGTCTGAGAACTCATAGCTGGCTACCTAGCTAGTCTTGTTGTTTAACATACTTTCAATCTATATTTACTCAATGTCAACCATGTGTAATGTTATTTACTCTGAATCTTGCTAGCTTACCATTAGCTATCTGGCTATTTGCCCCATGAGCTGAAGAActgagctgtgcagtggaccaAATTCCTGTTGCCAGGTCTTGTATTTATGAGCAGTTCTATTTCCTGGAGTATTGAGTGTTGAATTTCCGTTAAACCTTATAGGGTGGAATGACTTCTACAGGTACTAGTCAGACCCTGCTGAAAACTTGATATTTTGATTGAAAAGTGCATTAAACACCACATAATTTACCATATTCACAATATTCACAATATCTGCAATTTACACAGTAAGAaacccacatttaaaaaaacactttcaaagaaGCATCCAAAAAAATGGTTAACAAAACATTTGTCAGTCCTCTATATGTGGGCTGTTTGTGGGGTCTCAAAGGTCACTGCATCGCTAaggattcaccatggcaacagccaaATTCATTCAATGAGGCCAGTGAAGGGGGAGCACCAACACTCCCCACCCAGTGATATCACTTTACCTGTAACACTGAGGCATTGTCTGTGGCCATCTCTGAGCAGCCATTATTTTGCAGATATGCATCTCTTTTCACACTTCATAGGGATGCTGGCATATTCAGGGTCATGTGTGTGCAACATGTCTCGCAGCCAGACCCATATTAGGGATTAACCCTGTCTCTTGTGTGAAAAGACCTGATGTGTTTTGCTTGTGTTCTTTATGCGTGAGACAGAGGCTTAGATGTAACACATTCAATCCTCTGCTCATAGGGTGTTGGGTTTCTGGCAGCAGGGTCTGGCTGGCCTCTTCCAGGTATGGTTACCAGGCTACTCTCATCACTAATTCATCTTCACCCCAAAGCCctggctggttggttggttggccAGCTAAGCAGAGGGGGGGGAAGAACACGGTTTTTCTCTTTGCCAGAGCAGTGGACCAACAGGGCTCTCAGAAGAAGACCATATCTGAGCCAAGGTCCGATGCAGAACGGGGAGGCTATGAGCCCACAGGACTCCAAGGCAGCAGGAGCCGAGGCCATGGAACACCTGAAGGCCCAGAACCAGAGCCAGAACCATGCTTGTGTGGAGCCAACagcacctcctctccctcctcctccttcaccgcCGCCACCAGGGCCGCCAGAATACCCGAGACCCAGGCTTATCTTCCACACACAGCTAGCTCATGGAAGTTCAACAGGCCGCATCCATGGATTCACCAACGTCAAGGAGCTCTACACCAAAATTGCCGAAGTTTTCAACATTTCCCCCTCTGAGGTACAAAAGAAACTTTGctatgtgtgtaaatatgattAGAATGATCTGTTGGATTTCCAGTTTTGTGAATAATGATcgaggtaaaaaaataaataataatctgCTGATCCTATTTTGCATTTCTGGTCTGTCAGGCCTACTGCAAATAGGTGTAAGGTTTCCACTCCAGGCTTTTTTCCATGATGAACTATTGAAGACCATTTGGCCTCACTACTGTCTGCCAGACTTTGTACTTGTCTGGGCCTTTACCAGGATCAATAATGGAAACAAATAACAAGATAATGTTCCGTAGTCAATATACATCACACATGTGCGCCAACAAAACAACTAACAGTAATAAAAGTGAATTCCAAGGAAGTTTTTCATAATAAGAAAGTATGGTAAAAGCACTGAAAAAAGGTACAAAGCTATATTTATGCAAATATCCTAAAAAAATGACTCAGGAGTTTTAGTTATTCCAGCTCATACAAACTTTACAGTAAAAATTTTGAATACACAAGTACAAGAGAAAGTCCTTATTCATGGCTGAACTTTCCTGACTGCAAACATTACAGAGTTTTAATCAGACAGTCCTGCCTTCTCACACAGGCTTTCTTTGATATCCTGGAGTTTCCAAAATAGTCTACCGATGGCATCACATGGATTATTCCGTCACACTTGGTAAAGCTCCCCCAAGTCACAGCTTTCAACAGTCAACAGCTGATTTAGAAGTCTGAGTAGTATACTCCAGAAGTAAAATGTACGTATGTGTAAGAATGGTGGAGTCCTCATACCCCTAAATATGAATTATTCTTAATATCTACATGATAGCTGCAACAACACTGTCTGTGTTGTAGAGATAATACATTTGAAATTTAAAGTCCAAAGTATTTTCAAAATGATTAGACAATAAACTTCCCAGGTGATCAAAAGTTGGATTGTCAGTCAGGTTAAAAGCAGGCAGCTGGCCCACAAGGCCAGAATCCTTGAGAATATGTCAAGTCACTAATTCTTTTGCAGGTCAGGGCCGACCAAACCATCTGCAACCCGATACTGCTTTCAATACTCGATACAACTAAAGACCAGActagctgtgaaaaaaaaatacttccatGCAGATATTAGACAAAAACTTTTGAAATTCATTTCTTATTCAAGGTAGGCATTTAAATGGTTGTTCTTTATCTAGAAATAAATTTGTCAGAGATATTGACAGTTAAAGAAAGCTATAGTGGCATGGATTAAAGCGAAGAAGACAACCCATTTTCTGTTCGCAGGAATTTATTTAGAACTAGTAACACACTGTGAAAGCAATTtaatgctatattacaaagaatgattaaaacaaatctttttggAAGTGAAGTTTGTGGTTTCTGTGTGCTGCTTATCGCAGGATTCTCCTTATGTTATGGAGACAAACTCAGCAACAGCACAATAACCATTTGACATTGgctttatctcataattatcaGTGTTGTTCTGAAGGCCACCGTGAAGGCTCTTCCTATCTGTGTATCTACTGTTAAACATAAATTACTGAAGCTGTAGGGACACAGACCACAGAGATCAAATCAGGCTATCTGATACTGTTTCCCTGTATCAACAGATTCAATTCCTCAGAGCGAAAACATTTCTATTTGAGGAAAACTTGTTTTGTATGTGACTCTCAGGTTGTGTCCAATTGAAGTATAGGAACCTTTAATTCCTGTTGATGTCTTCGTCTTCCTGAAGGTATATTCTACTTATTCTGTGTGCTCAGATAATCTCCCAGCCACCCTGAAACAATGTCACTTCAGTTAAAAACAGGAGAGactatttttaataaaaacaaggcAATGATTACAGCCTAACATTAAAAGAAATGCTGAAGATCAGAAAAAGCCAAGTCTGTCTAAAATAAGTTCTTATATAACCATCTGTGTAATGCAAAGGAACCAATAATAAACAGTTATATGGTCTTCTTTTTTACATGGTTAATCAATTAATTGCTCAATAATggtaaaaaaagacactgaTAAGGATAATTGCTGATCTAATGAGGTGTATAGCTACATAACCTTGGACTGCAGTCAGATTTTTTGGTACAAGACTTTCTATAAAAAACGCAGGCAGTCGTGGTGTGATAGTGAGAAGTACAACAGTTTCCTTGACCCGCTGTGCactgaacagcagcagcataAAGTTACAGTTCAGCTCAATGCCAAAGAAGACCTTGGACTGCAGTCAGACCGTTCCGCTCGGCAAAAGGAGTTACAGTTAGCAATATCTAGAAGGCGCTGCGACGAGTGAGATAACAGTTCAGACAGGTTATCTTGGATTTCCGCTTTGGATTACTTAATCAAACTTGAACTTTAACCTTTCAGGATAACAATCGGTTGTTTGAAGAgtgttttaaaatcaagatATTTAGTCATGTCAAgtttctttctatttttggaAAATGTAGTTCTAAACTAGcaaactatttaaaataaaaggccAGAGCTCATAGAGATGTTATGCTATAGAGTCACATGTCCAGTCCAGAAATGACAGCGAGCAGACTGTGCTCTTAAAGGCATGTTCTCTAACACGTGGCCAAGATTTAATGAAATGTGATGACCAGATGTTTATGTAGAAAAGGTCTCTCTAAATGTATCAATTGTATGATGCTTCTTATTATTTTGACAcaatcttcttttttcaaccaTTAAGCTTTGTAcctttgtaaaaaaacacaccacaatTTTGGCACTTAACTCATACAACAGGGAAGATCTACAAGTTTTTCAAGTCAGTCATTACAGTCACAGCTCATAACAAAATGGCCACATGAACCAAAACCAAATAGTTTggctctgctgccctctgctgttcGTCATAAAGAACAGAGAACACCTCAGAGTGACAGGGGGTTACCAGAGAAACTGACATAGCATGTTATAGTTATTGGAAATTATTGTTTACCAACAATAAATGGATCACTTGACAAAAAGTCACCAGTAAGGATGACCAAGAAAAAATATGATATATATACCCACTCAAAACTTTCACTGAAAGGAAATTTAAGTTTGTGTAAACTATcgaaaaatgtctttaaaaaaagtgtactTTTCTCTAACAAATTGCCAAAAAtagatggggggtggggggttacAATGGTAATGGACGAAATGGACGTTAAAGTACATTTGAAATTTCATGTAAGTTACATTAATTaatatgaagttttttttttccaaaaaattATATTCAAACAATGGAGATATTTTTTCATCTGACAAGAAAATCTAATGTTTCCTGACACATGTGAACATAAACAATATCTCACTCTGATCGTGAAAAATGGCTTTAAAATATTGTAGTGTGAAATATTTAAGGGTGCTGTTGATTGAACTCTTTGGTGATGgctaaaaaagaagaatatgttgttgtattgattttattttaagcaGCTGGGATATTAAGGTTCAAATTGCCATAGTGGTTACTGTAATAGTTAACTTTTGTATTGTATCTCCCTCTTAGATCCTGTTCTGCACCCTTAACTCTCATAAAGTGGACATGCAGAAGCTCCTGGGGGGGCAGATCGGACTAGAAGACTTCATCTTTGCTCATGTAAGAGGCGAAACCAAAGAAGTGGAGGTCACAAAGACAGAGGACGCACTGGGCCTAACTATCACAGACAACGGAGCTGGATATGCTTTCATTAAGGTGAAGACATGCACAGGAAGCCCTGTCATCTGATGTTTTAGAAGTCTCCAGGCCTGGCATCTAAACATGTACAAA from Labrus mixtus chromosome 3, fLabMix1.1, whole genome shotgun sequence carries:
- the gipc3 gene encoding PDZ domain-containing protein GIPC3 — protein: MVTRLLSSLIHLHPKALAGWLVGQLSRGGGRTRFFSLPEQWTNRALRRRPYLSQGPMQNGEAMSPQDSKAAGAEAMEHLKAQNQSQNHACVEPTAPPLPPPPSPPPPGPPEYPRPRLIFHTQLAHGSSTGRIHGFTNVKELYTKIAEVFNISPSEILFCTLNSHKVDMQKLLGGQIGLEDFIFAHVRGETKEVEVTKTEDALGLTITDNGAGYAFIKRIKEGSTIDQLKTVCVGDHIEAINDQSIVGCRHYEVAKMLKEQPRGVPFTLRLVGPKKAFDMIGMRTRAPKSNEGKMVNGRETLRLRSKGAATVQEVQNEFEEQATRKVDDLLESYMGIRDLELATTIVEAGKDKKNPDDFAEALDSVLGDFAFPDVFLFDVWGAIGDVKNGKM